Part of the Ornithinimicrobium flavum genome, CGTGTCATCCTCGACCTCCAGGATCTGCCGCCATAGGGCCTCGTCGCGCCGAAGCCGGGCACCGCGACTGGCAGCTGGCCCAGCTGCAGCCACGGTCGCGAGCGTGGCCACCCCGGTGAGCACGGCAGCTAGCGCGTCCCAACTGATTTCCATAGGACACCTTCTATCACCCGCGATTCCGATGGGTACGCCCCGTCTGGCCGGAACGGACAAGACATGGGACTGCTGCACCGATAGGTGACACTGACTGACAACCTAGTCTGGTCCCGCGTCCGCGGTGCGGCTACGTGTTTCATTGACGGCAGGATCGGGCCCGGCCAGGCTCGGTTCTAGGTGACCGGGACGGTCGTTCTCTTTGCGGCTGCCCACGCCCTTGGCGTGAGGCTCGCAATTGGCGTGCGTCGTCCCGGTCACCGCCAGGGCTGCGAGAGGCTCAAGAGGGGTATGCCCAGCCGTACGTAGCGGTGCCCTCCCAGCTCGACACCACCAGGGTTGGCACGAGCAAGGGAGCAGAGCATGGACGAGCAGGAGTCACCGCGGGTCGTGATCGGGATGGACCCGCACAAGCGCAGCGTCACGATCGAGGTCATGACCGCCGACGAGAGCATCGTCGGCGGGGGCCGGTTTCCCACCGACGCCGACGGGTACGGACGGCTGCTGGCCTACGCCCGCCAATGGCACCAGCGGATCTGGGCGGTCGAGGGCTGCGCCGGGATCGGCAAGCACGTCGCGGACCGGCTGGTCGCCGACGGTGAGGACGTCGTGGACGTGCCGGCGAAGATGTCGGCGCGGGTGCGGATCTTCACCACCGGGCACGGGCGTAAGACCGACGTCACCGACGCCCACTCCATCGCCCTGGTCGGGGTACGCATGTCCGGGCTGCGCCCGGTCATCAACGACGAGCAGCTGGAGGTGCTGCGGATGTGCGTGGACCGGCGCCGGTCCCTGGGCGAGGAGCACACCCGCAAGGTCTGCCAGCTGCACAAGCTCCTGCTCGAACTCATCCCCGGCGGGGCCAAGACGTTCCTGTCCGCGGCCCAGGCCAAGGAGCTGCTCAAGAAGGTCCGCCCCACCACGGCGGCCGGTAAGGTCCGCAAGGCCCACGCCCTGGAGCTGACAGCTGACCTGGCCACGATCTACGCCCGCACCAAGGCTGCCGACAAGGAGCTCAAGGCCCTCGTCGCCGAGACGGGGTCCTCGTTGATGGACCTGCACGGCATCGGACCCTCCGGCGCCGCGCGGCTGCTGGTGGAGGTCGGCGACATCACCCGCTTCCCCGACCGCAACCACTTCGCGTCCTGGACCGGTACCGCCCCGATCGACGCCTCCTCCGGCGAGCACGTCCGTCACCGCCTCTCCCGGGGCGGGAACCGTCAGACCTGAGTTTGGACAGGTAGTGCGTCCTCGCAGGGCCTCGGGCTGCTGACCTGCGGTGTTGTGTTTCGGGTGGTGGTGTTTCACGCACTAATCGGATGCGTCTAGCCTCCTGGTGTGGCGTTCATCAGGCGGGTGCCGACCAAGTCGGGGGCGACGGCCGTGCAGATCGCCGAGTACGCCCAGGGGCGGCAGCGGATCGTCAAGCACCTTGGGTCTGCGCACACCGAGGCCGAGCTTGGGGTGCTGCTGGCCCGGGCCCGGGAGCTACTCGAGAACCCTGCGCAGGGCACTCTGGAGCTGGACGTGGAACCAGCGCCGGTGGCGGCGTCGCTGGTGCGACCGGCTCCTGAACCGGCGCTGTTCGACACGCCCGCCCCAGCGTCGCCGAAGGTCCGGGATGCTTCTGGCCGGGTGGTCGGCACGGACAGCCGGGTGCTCTTCGAGGCTCTGACCGCGGTGTACGCCCAGCTGGGGTTCGACGTGGTCGGTGATGAGGTGTTCGCCGATCTGGTGATCGCCCGGGTGGTGGAGCCGACCTCGCTGCTGGATGTCGCGCGGGTGCTGGGCGACCTGGGCCAAGAAGCGGCGAGCTACAAGACGATGGGGCGCACCCTGGCCCGCGCGCAGGAACGCGGGTACCGCGACCTGGTCGCCGGGGCCTGCTTCGAGCACGCGGTCAGCACCGGGGACGTCTCGCTGATCATGTACGACGTCACGACCCTGTACTTCGAGGCCGAGAAGGAGGACGACCTGCGCAAGGTCGGCTACTCCAAGGAACGCAGGGTGGACCCACAGATCGTGGTCGGCCTGCTGGTCGACCGGGGTGGGTTCCCGCTGGAGATCGGCTGCTTCGAGGGAGACAAGGCAGAAACGGCCACGATCGTGCCGATCGTCAAGGCCTTCCAGGCCCGGCACTCCGTGGCCGACATGGTCGTCGTCGCCGACGCCGGGATGCTCTCTGCGGACAACCTCAAAGAACTGGACGCGGCCAACCTGCGGTTCATCGTCGGCTCGAGGATGACCAAGGCACCGATCGACCTGGCCTCCCACTTCCGCTGGCACGGCGATGCGTTCACCGATGGCCAGGTCATCGACACCATCACCCCGCGGGTGTCCACCACGCGCGCTCGGGCCGTTAACGACGTCAAGAAGCGGGCCGAGCCGGTGTGGGACCCCGCCGAGCACGAGGTCTCCTGGCGGGCCGTGTGGGCCTACTCGGCCAAACGGGCTGCCCGGGATACGAAGACCCTGACCCTCCAGGAGAACAAGGCCAAAGCCGTCGTCGCCGGCGAGAAAGCCGCCCGCACCCCGCGGTTCGTGAAGAAGGGCCAGGGCGCCCCCAGGCTGGACGAGGCGGCCCTGGCCAGGGCCCGCCGCCTGGTCGGTCTGAAGGGCTATGTCACCAACATCCCGGCCAGCATCATGCCCGCCCGCGAGGTCATCTCCTCCTACCACGACCTCTGGCAGGTCGAGACCTCCTTCCGGATGTCCAAGACAGACCTTCGCGCCCGCCCACTGTTCGCCAGAAAACGCGACGCGATCGAGGCCCACCTGACCATCGTCTTCACCGCCCTGGCCATCTCACGCGAGATCCAGAACCGAACCGGCCTGGCCATCCGCAACGTGATCCGCCAGCTCCGGCCGCTGCGCTCGGCCACCATCGCGATCAACGCCAGCCGGCAGACCTTCCCGCCCCAGATCCCCGCCGACAAGCAGGCCCTCCTCGACGCCCTCCATCACCGGTGAGGTCACGCACTAACGAAATGACCAAACTCAGGTCAGATCAACCGGGTGCTGCACGTCATGGCCATCGTTCAGCTGCGCACCAGGACCACCGAGGGCCGCGCCTACTACGACCGGAAGAAAGCCGGCGGCAAGACGTCCATGGAAGCGCTGCGCTGCCTGAAACGGCGCCTGTCCGACCTGGTGTACAAGCAGATGCTCAACGACCTTGCCGGGCACACAGCGACGGGCCCGGGAGGGCACCTGGGTGACGACTCTGACTCCAGCGCGACCGGCTCACAACCCGACACCGGCTCTTCGGACAAGCCACTTCCCGGACCCGCCACCACCGAGCCTAGAACGACACTCCCGACGGCGTCTTGACATAGAGGGGTGCCAGTTGCGGATCGTTGTTGGACGCCTGGCCTCCGCCCCTACAGCTGCCCCTGATACCAGGCCTGAACGGCGGCGCCACCATCGTGATAGAGCAGCTCGTTGCCACGGTGCGCCGCCTCTGACAGCGATCGAGTCACCTGCTGGAGCTCTGCAACATCGAAGAAGTTCCGCACGTAATACGGCTCCTTGGACTTGCGACGGTGCAGTCCGTCCGCAACCGGCAATGCGTGCAGGAGATCGTTCCGGTCGTCCCGGGCCGATTCGAGCTGGGCGATGAATGGGTCAAGCCCTGGCACCGAGCCCCGCTTCCCGAGGGGCTGCAACCGGTTGATCAGCGCGCCAAGCGGATCGCTATACATGGCGGCTGAGTCCACGTTGCCGAATACACGTGCGAGGTCGAAGCAGATGCCGGCGACCCGCGACGCGGCGTAGGTGGCCCGGCCCAACTCTAGGAGCCACTGCTCGTGCTCGGGGTGCTGGGAATTGCCTGGGTGCTTAGGCCCTGTCGAGTGTGCGGAGTTGGTCATGGGCCGAATCTGCACTATCTGATCCTGGCGCCTGGGTGTTGCCTGGCCAAGGAGCGACGCTCGCGACCACGGCGGCATGAGCGAGCTCGAGAAGAGGGCTTCGAAGGCGGCCCGCAAGATCCGCTCTAGAGGCGTGGCGGCTACCCCGCGCCCCTACATGCCATCCAAACCGATGGCGCTTCGAACCTGAAACCGGAGAGAGTCGTCTGCTCGCAATTGCTGCAGCCCGCTCTCTCGTACAGGTCAGCTGAGTATATAAGGAGGCCCTAGATGTCGTGTCGCGCGCCCTTGACTCGCGGATGGGGAAAACGCCGAGAAATTCACCCACGCTTTCTTTAAGCAGGCGATCATACTTCGCCTCCAGTTCGGCCCCGGCTACGCTTGCGCTAAGGCTGACTGTCGACCCATCCTCCACAGTAGTCAACGACTGCGCCTGATCTTGGAGTTCACCTCTTACATCCTGCAAGCGCTTCTTCCGGAGTATGTTTCCTTTGACTCCTGCGTCCTTGAAGAGATTCCCTTAACGCTGATAGAGCCGCAGTCTCAAGTGCCGCGGCATCTTGTCCGAGGTGCTCCGATTGCACCGCGCTCATGTGGCTGATGACATCCGGCAAGTAGAACACATTCTCGACTTCATGCACCGATAGGTGCCGAACGCCGTCCGGTGTGGTCTCGCGACGGAAGTCTTTATCGACCACGCCCATGGCCTCCAGCCAGTGCAGCTCCCCGGAGTCCCGCAATCCCCCACGGCACGCAGGACAGATGTGCAACTACCGACGGCCACGACGTTCTTCCCTGGCAGGAACGCTTCGTAGAGCAACTGATCAATGCCGCCTGATACTCCTTCGTGAAAAAGGATCGTACGCGCCCCCCTAGCACCGCGCGGCGCAGATGCTCTGGCAGTTCTCCAGTGGCGGGCACTACCTCCAACGCCCAAGCCTGGGGTTCCTTGTCAGCCCACTGGCACTCCGACACGACGTACGTGGATCCAGTGGCACCCAGCTCTTGAGCCAAGTCCAGGTCATGGGTGAAGATGACGAAAGAGTCCTTCGGGCGGACTTGCGTTAGCGCGACAATTAGCGGGGCGGAGATGGACCGATGGAGATGTCTTTCCGGTTCATCGATCAACTGAATCGAACCATCATCTGAGACGAGGACGTCAGCGAGCAAAAGAAGTGCTGATTTTTCACCATCGGACATCTCGGCCGCAGGGTACGACTGTCCTTTATGGTTAGTGCAGATCAGTTCCGAGTTCGCGCCAATCTCTATCTGCGCATTAAGGGCCGCACTTCTCAAGAGCTTATTCAGAAGCTGCAGCGGGCCGTCGGTTCGCAAACCTTCTGTCGTCTCACCAGCGCGGACCCGGTCAGCTATTTCGGCGTTGCGCGAGTTCTGTCGATCGATCAAATCCACGATGATTGCGGGAGCGCGATATTGATCGCCATGGTCGCGCCATCGAGAGTCCACGCTCGCATCCCAGGAGTCGAAGCTTCGCTCATACTGCACACGTTGAGCTGCAGAGATATCGGGGTAGAAGAGCTTAGCCAGATTCGACGATGGGGACGAATATCCGATTAATTTTTCTGCCCGGAGAGTCTGTTTGCGATTGAGGCACTTAGAGCTGACTTACCGGATCCATTTGGTCCCACTATCGTAGTGGTGTGCCCGGAGGAAAGGTCCAGGTCAATGCTGTCGCCCCCAATTAGTGGAACAGTATAAGTCCTCTCCACCAGATCTTCCCTCCCGTAGTATCGGCCCACCGCAGTGCCTCCGCGGTCCTGTGTGGGGGCCACGGTAGCGCAGATGAGGGTTGTGACGGTGCACCCCTTATAGGCCGGTGCAGCCAGTTGAGAAACCTGAACTCTGCTCGACTACGGCGACCACTCGCGCGGGCACCTGGGCGACGTCGCGGTTAACGCGCACAAGCATCCGGACATCGGCGGATCCGGTCTGTCACGACCGCCTGTAAACTAGCGTGAGACTCCCCGCTCCAGGTGGATCACGCCCTGCAGGAGGATTGGTCTGGGGCAGCGCGCGAGGCGACGGCGTGATGGCGTCCTTAGAGTCTTCTTGGCCCGACCCGTCTCCGAGTGCCACGCCGCGCCCCATACCGGTGAAGGAGATGGTCCGGCTGGGATCGATGCAGGGAAGGCACTCCTCACGTGGGCTGCCCGGCCGGTGTCAGGATCGGATCGGTAGCGGGTGTCAGAGCGCCCCGGGCCCTGTGGAAAAGCGTCAGGAACGCGCGTCCGGTCTGTCAGGAACGCGCGTCCGGTCGGGAGGGGTGAGGGGGGAGGGGGGAGGGGGTGGGGAGGGAGCGGGAGCGACCGCGGAGCTCGGCGACGACCTCGCCGGTCGCCGCACGGCGCACTGTGACGTCGGTGAGGCCGGAGCGACCGTAGGTGAGCCGCTCGCGGGCGGAGGCCTCGAGGACCTCGCCGAGGCGGACGGGGGAGATGAAGGTGATGTCACCGCCGGCGGCGACGGTGGGTCGGCCGGTCGCGTTGCAGGCCAGGGCGAAGGTCGAGTCGGCGAGGGTGAAGAGGTAGCCGCCGTGGGCGATGCCGTGGCCGTTGACCATCGTCTCGGTGACGGTCATCCGGGTCCGCGCGTGTCCCAGGGGCCCGTCCACGGACGTGTCGACCCCCAGGTCGAGCACCTCGATGCCCAGGGCTGCGGAGGCCCGGTCCTCCTCCCACATGCGCCGCACGTGGGCCAGGCCCGGCTCCGGCGTCGCGCTCACAGGCCCTCGCTGGGTCGGTAGCGGCCGCCCGGGTAGAGGTGGTCGAGCTCCTCGAGCTGTCGGCGCACCGTGTCGGCGCCGATCTCCGCGAGCCAGTCGAACGGCCCCTGCGGGTAGTTGGTGCCCAGTCGCATCGCGGTGTCCACGTCCTCCGCGCTCGCCTCGCCACGGTGCACGAGGTCGACGCCCTCGTTGACGAGCATCGCCAGGGTGCGGGCGACCGGGTCGGTGGCCAGCGGGCCACCCACGAGCCGGCCGGCGAGCTCCTCGTCCGGACGGGCGTCGGTCGGGACGTTCGGGTCCTCGCCGTCGTAGGTGAAGACCCCCCGGCCGGTCTTGCGCCCCAGCCGGCCGGACCGCACGAGGTCGCGCTGCCAGTCGGTGGGCTCGTAGCGGGGGTCCTCCTGGGTCTGGTGCCACACCGACTCCCCGACGGCGAGGTTGACGTCCTGGCCGATGAGGTCGGTCAGCTCGAAGGGGCCCATCCGGAAGCCGGCCCCGCGCAGGGCCAGGTCGACCGTCGCCGGGTCGGCGATGCCCTCGGCGACCATCCGCTGCGCCTCGCCGTAGAACGGCCGGGCCACCCGGTTGACGATGAAGCCGGGCGTCGAGGTGCAGCGCACCGGCGTCTTGCCCCAGCTGCGCATCAGCGCGGTCACGTCGTCGAGGACGGCGGGGTCGGAGGCGCTCCCGGCGATCACCTCCACCAGCCGCATCACCGGCACGGGGTTGAAGAAGTGCAGACCCACCACGCGGCCGGGCCGTGCCATCGCCGGCGAGTGGCCGCCGTGGGAGGCGGCGTCGTGACCGGTGGTGGCGTCCCCGGTGATCGCGTCGATGTCGATCGAGGAGGTGTTGGTCGCCAGCACCGTGGTGGCGGGCTGGCCCGCCTCGAGCTGGCGGAAGATCGCGCGCTTGACGTCGGCGTGCTCGACCACGGCCTCGATCACCAGCCCGACCGGGGGCACGGTGGTCATGTCGGCGGTCGTGTGCGGGGTGACCCGACCCACGGCCGCGTCGGCCTCCTCGCGCCCGAGCCGGCCCCTGGCGACCAGCCGGTCCAGCGCGGCGGCGATCCGGGAGACCGCCTCGTCGGCGGCCCCCGCCCGGCTGTCCACCAGGGTGACGGGGTGCCCGGCCCCGGCAGCCACCTGGGCGATGCCCGACCCCATGGTGCCCGCACCGATCACGGCCACGGCGAGCGCCGACGCCCCGGAGGGCGCGGGGGGGAGCGGTCGTCCTGCGGCGGGGTCATGGCCCAACTCTGGCACGGGCACCGGCGGCGGCCCCAAACCCGTGGACACGGCATACCCCGGCCTGGGAGCCTGCGGGGGTGGGGCACGTCGAGCTGAGCCAGGTCTCCTTCGTCCTGCCGGACGGGCGTCCCCTCCTGGACGAGGTGAGCTTCCGCGTCGGTGACGGCGCGGTGGTGGCGCTGGTCGGCCCCAACGGCACGGGCAAGACCACCCTGCTGCGGATCGTCGCCGGCGAGCTCGACCCGCACGGCGGCTCGGTCGTCAGCACCGGCGGGCTGGGGGTCATGCCGCAGTTCGTGGGATCGGTGCGGGACGGCTCGAGCGTCCGCGACCTGCTCGTCTCGGTGGCCCCCGAGCGGGTCCGGGCGGCGGCCCGCACGCTGGACGACACCGAGCTGGCGATCATGGAGGTCGACGACGAGCCCGCGCAGTTGGCCTACGCGCAGGCGCTCGCCGACTGGGCCGACGCCGGCGGCTACGAGCAGGAGGTCCGGTGGGACGAGGTGACCACCGCCGCCCTGGGTATGCCGTTCGAGCGCGCCCAGTGGCGGGCGGTCACCACCCTGTCCGGCGGGGAGCAGAAGCGCCTCGTCCTCGAGGCGCTGCTGCGCGGGCCCGAGGAGGTGCTGCTCCTGGACGAGCCGGACAACTACCTCGACGTGCCCGCCAAGCGTTGGCTCGAGGAGCAGCTCCGGTCCACCCCCAAGACGGTGCTGCTGGTCAGCCACGACCGGGAGCTCCTCAGCCAGGCCGCGACCCGGATCGTCACCCTGGAGCCGGGGGCCGCCGGCGCGGCCGCCTGGACGCACCCGGGGTCGTTCGCCACCTGGCACCAGGCCCGGGAGGAGCGCAACGCCCGGCTCGAGGAGGCGTTGCGGCGGTGGGAGGAGGAGCACGCCAAGCTGCGGGCGCTCATGCTCCTCTACAAGAACAAGGCCGCCTACAACGCCGACATGGCCGCGCGCTACCAGGCTGCGCGGACCCGGCTGCGGCGCTTCGAGGAGGCCGGGCCGCCGGAGAAGGTCGCCCGGGAGCAGCACGTCACCATGCGGCTGACCGGCGGCCGCACCGCCAAACGCGCCGTCGTCTGCGAGCAGCTGCACCTGCTCAGCCCCGGCGGGGACGGGGAGGCGCTGATGCGGCCGTTCGACCTCGAGGTCTGGTACGGCGAGCGGGTCGCCGTCCTGGGCTCCAACGGCTCCGGCAAGTCCCACCTGCTGCGGCTCCTCGCGGCCGGCGGCTCGGGCCCCGGGCCCGAGCACCTGCCGGTGGGGGAGACGGCGCCGGCGGCGGTGCCGCATACCGGGACCGCCCGGCTGGGCTCACGGGTGCGCCCCGGGTGGTTCGCCCAGACCCACGAGGGCCACGGGCTGCACGGCCGGACGTTGCTGGAGATCCTGCACCGCGGGGACGATCACCGACGGGGCCGCACCCGCGACGAGGCCTCCCGGGTGCTGGACCGCTACGAGCTGGCCCGGCAGGCGGAGCAGACCTTCGACACGCTCTCCGGCGGGCAGCAGGCGCGCTTCCAGATCCTGCTGCTCGAGCTGTCCGGCGCGACGCTGCTGCTGCTGGACGAGCCGACCGACAACCTCGACCTGGACTCGGCCGAGGCCCTGGAGGAGGGGCTGCGCGCCTTCGACGGGACGGTCGTGGCGGTGACGCACGACCGGTGGTTCGCCCGCGGCTTCGACCGTTTCCTCGTGCTCGGCGCGGAGGGGGAGGTCTACGAGGCGGACGAGCCGGTCTGGGACGAGCGGCGGGTGCGGCGCAGGCACTGAGGCGCCCGGCGCGCGGCCGGTCCGGACCTGGCCGAGGATGGGCCGGTGCAGACCTTCCTCCCCGTCCCCGACTTCGAGGCCAGTGCGCGGCTGCTGGACCAGGCCCGGCTCGGCAAGCAGCGCGTGGAGACGCTGCAGGTGCTGCGGGCCCTGGAGCTGGAGGACTACGGCTGGGTGTCGCACCCGGTGACGCGGATGTGGCGGGGGCGGACCCCGGCCCTGGTGGCCTACGGGCTGGCCACGGTCCGGGTGTGGACGGCGACCGGCCGCGCGGACACCACCGGCCCGCAGATCGCCGAGTTCGCGCCGGAGATGGAGGGTATGTCGCAGCGCGACCTCGCCGCCGCGGGTCTGCTCCCGGGCTGGCTGGGGGAGGAGGCCCTGCACCGCTCGCACCGCTCCAACCTGCTCGCCAAGGACCCCGACTTCTACCGGCCGCTGTTCGACGAGCTGTTCGGGACCGAGCCGGACGACCTGCCCTACCTGTGGCCCGAGCCGGACGACCTCCCGGCCAGGCCCGCCCCGGACGGGGTGCGGGCCTGGGTCGTCAGGCCGCAGGACGACGAGGAGCTCGGGGTGTGCCTGGAGCTCGGGGTGGTCGGGCTCGGCGACCAGTCCGGGGTCGACGTGGACGCCGAGGGCCTGACGCCGGCCGAGCTGACGGCGCTCGCCCGGGCGCGGACGGGTCGGCGACCGGCCAAGGCGCTGCGCCAGCTGTCGGCCTTCCTCGACGAGGTGCGGATCGGGGACCCGGTGGCGGTGCCGGTCGAGCAGGGCACCGGGCTGCTGCTGGGTGAGGTGACGGGCGACTACGCCCACGCCGGGAGAGGCGTCCTGCCCCACCGCCGGGCGATGCGCTGGGCCGGGGTCGTGCCCCGGGGGGCGGCGCGTCCGCCCGCGACCCTCCAGGACCCCCGGGCTCTCTTCCGGGTCGTGCTGGACCCGGAGGCCGCCGTCTCGCACCTCGGATGAGGCGAGGCCCGAGGGGTCGCTCAGGCCTCCGGTGCGGTCAGCTTGGCCACCATGGTCCGCAGGCCCTCCCGGGCGGACTGCTCGGCCGCGCGGACCCGCGCCAGCATCTCCTCGGCGGCGGCGAGCGCCTCGACCGCGCGCCGCTCGGCCGCCCGGCAGGCCGCCACGCCCTGCTCACGCTCGCGCTCCTCGGCCGCCCGCTCGTCGTGGAAGCCCTGGACCTCGGCCGCGGCCAGCTCCACCGCCCGGTCCAGCAGGAAGCGGTAGGAGACGCGCACCTTCTTCTCCGTCGTCTTGCGGGTGAGGGCGTCGACCTCCTCCGCCACCGACTGCCGCATGAAGATGAGCGGGTCGGAGACGTAGCCGGCCCTCGCCGCCTCCTCCTCGGCCCGCCCCAGCTGCTCCCGGGCCTGAGTCAGCTCGCGCTCCGCGTCCCGCACCGCCGACGCGGCCGCCTCCAGGTGCGGGGCGAAGCGGGTCTCCAGCCCGTAGACGAGCTGGTCCTGGTCCGCGCCGCCGCCCGCCTGCGGCGAGGCTCCGCCCGCTCCGGCCTGCTCAGTCATCCGTCCACACCTCATACCTCCGTCCCATCCCCTCCACCCTCTCATCCGGCGCGGACCACCCCGCGACGCCGGGCGGTCCTCCCGGGGCGACCCGTCGTTAGGCTGGTCGGCATGACGGACACCGCCACGACGACGTCGCACCCCCTGCTCGAGCAGCACCGCGAGACCCTGGAGGCCGCGGCCCGGGCGCTGCGCGAGCGCAGCTACTACAGCCGCTACCCCGAGTCGCCCAGCCCCCGCGTCTACGGCGAGGGCTCGGCCGAGCGCGGCCAGGCCGCCCACGAGCAGTCCCTCAACAGCGACTTCTCGGCGCTCGCCGACCAGCCCTCGACCGGGGCGGTCGTCGGCTCCGAGGTGAGCCCCTACGGCCCGCGGCTGGGCGTGCGCTACCCGCAGCTCGACGTCCCCGCCGCGGTCCTGGCGGCCCGGGCGGCGATCCCCGCCTGGCGCGACGCCGGCCCCGAGGTCCGGGCCGCCGTGTGCACCGAGATCGTCGAGCGCATCAACGCCCGCTGCCACGAGATGGCGCACGCCGTCATGCACACCTCGGGCCAGCCCTTCGTGATGTCCTTCCAGGCCGGCGGGCCGCACGCCCAGGACCGCGCCCTGGAGGCGATCGTGGCGGCCCTGGAGGAGCAGCGCCGCATCCCGGCCTCCGTCACCTGGGAGAAGCCCGCCAAGGGTGAGCCGATCCGGATGCAGAAGGACTACCGTCCCGTGCCCCGCGGCCTCGCGCTCGTCATCGGCTGCAACACCTTCCCGACGTGGAACGCCTACCCCGGCATCTTCGCCAGCCTCGCCACCGGCAACCCGGTCATCGTCAAGCCGCACCCGCGGGCGGTGCTGCCGCTGGCGGTCACCGTGGCCGTGGCCCGCGAGGTGCTGGCCGAGGCCGGCTTCGACAAGGCGCTCGTGCAGCTCGCGCCCGAGGACGACGGCGGCACCCTCGCCAAGGACCTCGCGCTGGACCCGGCCGTCAAGATCATCGACTACACCGGCGGCCCCGGCTTCGGCCGCTGGCTGGAGACCGAGGCCGCGGCCCAGGGCAAGCTCGTCTACACCGAGAAGGCCGGGCTCAACAGCGTCGTCGTGGACTCCACCGACGACCTGAGGGGGATGCTCGGCAACCTCGCGTTCTCGTTCTCCCTCTACTCCGGCCAGATGTGCACCGCCCCGCAGAACGTCTACGTCCCGCAGACGGGGGTCGACACCGACGAGGGGCACCTGAGCGCCGACGAGTTCGCCGGCCGGCTGGGCGAGGCGATCACCCGCTTCACCGCCGACGACGCCCGGGCCGTGGAGATCCTCGGCGCCACGGTCAACGACGACGTGCGCGGCCGCGCCACCGACGTGCCCGCCCTGGCCGCGCGGCTGGGCGGAGAGGTGGTCCTGGACTCCCGCGCCGTGACCCACCCCACCTATCCCGACGCCGTCGTCCGCACCCCCGCGCTCGTCGCCACCGACGCCGGCAACGAGGTCGCCTACACCCAGGAGTGCTTCGGCCCGGTCGCCTTCGTCGTCCGCACCGCGGACACGGCGGAGTCGCTGCGCCGCTTCGCCGAGACGGTGCGGGAGCACGGCGGCATGACCGCGGCCGTCTACTCCACCTCCGAGGAGGTCCTCGACGCCGCCCGCGACGCGGCCGTGGAGGCCGGGGTCGCCCTGTCCGAGAACCTCACCGGCCAGGTCTTCGTCAACCAGACCGCCGCCTTCAGCGACCTGCACGGCACCGGCGCCAACCCCGCGGCCAACGCCGCCTACGCCGACGCGGCCTTCGTCGCCAACCGGTTCCGGGTCATCACCAGCCGTCGCCACGTCTGATGGTGCAGGACGGGGCGTCCGGTATGCCGTCCCCCGCCGGGGACGGTCCCGTCGCCCCCGGCGTCGGGCCGGGCGTGCGCGAGGTCGCCCCCGGGGTCGTGGCGCTGACCGGGCTGGCCGCCCTGCCGGAGGAGGAGGACAGGGCCAGGGTCGTGGTGAGCACCCTGGCCCGGGACGTCTTCGCGGAGGGCGCCCACCGCGTCGAGGCCGAGATCGACCCGCACGACGTGCACGTCCGCCGGGTGCTCCAGCGGGCCGGCCTGCGGCCCGAGGGGACCGGTCGGGGTCGCGGCGCGGTGGACGGCATACCCCAGGACCTGCTGCGCCTCGCGCGGCTGCGGGACGACCCGGCCCCGGGGGAGCCGGGTGCCTTCCTGGCGATGCTCAACGCGACCCTGCCGCGCAAGCGGGTCATCGTGCAGGGCATCGTCCGCGACGGCCAGGGGCGCATCCTGCTGTGCGAGCTGACCTACAAGGCTGACTGGGACCTGCCCGGCGGGGTCGCCGAGCCGGCCGAGTCCCCGGTCACCAGCCTGGAGCGGGAGCTCGTCGAGGAGCTCGGCGTCGAGCTGGGCGTGGGGGACCTGGTGGCCGTCGACTGGCTCCCGCCCTACCGGCAGTGGGAGGACGCCGTCCTGCTCGTCTTCGACGTCGGCACCCACCCCGA contains:
- a CDS encoding IS1634 family transposase, which translates into the protein MAFIRRVPTKSGATAVQIAEYAQGRQRIVKHLGSAHTEAELGVLLARARELLENPAQGTLELDVEPAPVAASLVRPAPEPALFDTPAPASPKVRDASGRVVGTDSRVLFEALTAVYAQLGFDVVGDEVFADLVIARVVEPTSLLDVARVLGDLGQEAASYKTMGRTLARAQERGYRDLVAGACFEHAVSTGDVSLIMYDVTTLYFEAEKEDDLRKVGYSKERRVDPQIVVGLLVDRGGFPLEIGCFEGDKAETATIVPIVKAFQARHSVADMVVVADAGMLSADNLKELDAANLRFIVGSRMTKAPIDLASHFRWHGDAFTDGQVIDTITPRVSTTRARAVNDVKKRAEPVWDPAEHEVSWRAVWAYSAKRAARDTKTLTLQENKAKAVVAGEKAARTPRFVKKGQGAPRLDEAALARARRLVGLKGYVTNIPASIMPAREVISSYHDLWQVETSFRMSKTDLRARPLFARKRDAIEAHLTIVFTALAISREIQNRTGLAIRNVIRQLRPLRSATIAINASRQTFPPQIPADKQALLDALHHR
- a CDS encoding 3-hydroxyacyl-CoA dehydrogenase NAD-binding domain-containing protein produces the protein MGSGIAQVAAGAGHPVTLVDSRAGAADEAVSRIAAALDRLVARGRLGREEADAAVGRVTPHTTADMTTVPPVGLVIEAVVEHADVKRAIFRQLEAGQPATTVLATNTSSIDIDAITGDATTGHDAASHGGHSPAMARPGRVVGLHFFNPVPVMRLVEVIAGSASDPAVLDDVTALMRSWGKTPVRCTSTPGFIVNRVARPFYGEAQRMVAEGIADPATVDLALRGAGFRMGPFELTDLIGQDVNLAVGESVWHQTQEDPRYEPTDWQRDLVRSGRLGRKTGRGVFTYDGEDPNVPTDARPDEELAGRLVGGPLATDPVARTLAMLVNEGVDLVHRGEASAEDVDTAMRLGTNYPQGPFDWLAEIGADTVRRQLEELDHLYPGGRYRPSEGL
- a CDS encoding IS110 family transposase translates to MDEQESPRVVIGMDPHKRSVTIEVMTADESIVGGGRFPTDADGYGRLLAYARQWHQRIWAVEGCAGIGKHVADRLVADGEDVVDVPAKMSARVRIFTTGHGRKTDVTDAHSIALVGVRMSGLRPVINDEQLEVLRMCVDRRRSLGEEHTRKVCQLHKLLLELIPGGAKTFLSAAQAKELLKKVRPTTAAGKVRKAHALELTADLATIYARTKAADKELKALVAETGSSLMDLHGIGPSGAARLLVEVGDITRFPDRNHFASWTGTAPIDASSGEHVRHRLSRGGNRQT
- the paaI gene encoding hydroxyphenylacetyl-CoA thioesterase PaaI, which codes for MSATPEPGLAHVRRMWEEDRASAALGIEVLDLGVDTSVDGPLGHARTRMTVTETMVNGHGIAHGGYLFTLADSTFALACNATGRPTVAAGGDITFISPVRLGEVLEASARERLTYGRSGLTDVTVRRAATGEVVAELRGRSRSLPTPSPLPPHPSRPDARS
- a CDS encoding ATP-binding cassette domain-containing protein: MAPTQDRGGTAVGRYYGREDLVERTYTVPLIGGDSIDLDLSSGHTTTIVGPNGSGKSALSASIANRLSGQKN
- a CDS encoding AAA family ATPase: MQYERSFDSWDASVDSRWRDHGDQYRAPAIIVDLIDRQNSRNAEIADRVRAGETTEGLRTDGPLQLLNKLLRSAALNAQIEIGANSELICTNHKGQSYPAAEMSDGEKSALLLLADVLVSDDGSIQLIDEPERHLHRSISAPLIVALTQVRPKDSFVIFTHDLDLAQELGATGSTYVVSECQWADKEPQAWALEVVPATGELPEHLRRAVLGGRVRSFFTKEYQAALISCSTKRSCQGRTSWPSVVAHLSCVPWGIAGLRGAALAGGHGRGR